In Myotis daubentonii chromosome 11, mMyoDau2.1, whole genome shotgun sequence, the genomic window TAGATGAGTGAGGACATGTGAGGAGGCAAAAGATTCCCAAACCTTCTTGTGCCTTTTTTTCTGCTTGGCAGATCCCTAAATTCACTGCTACCTGTGATGCCCATGCTACATCCTGTTGGGTTTCTTAAATGTCTCCCGTCTTGCTTGATTCCCCTGTGGACAGTAAGATATTTTGAGCTCAGTGGAGTCCTAAGACACTAGATGAAAACTTGTCAAAATAAAACTCGGTCTTGTTGCACGTCATGCATGGCTGAGAACCATTTAGAGTGGATAGATTTCTTACTTGTCCTGCCTGGATGGTCAGCACGTCTGACTTGTCCTGCTGGTCCTGACCGGCTGAGGCCAGCTGGGTCCCTGGGCTGCTGAGGAGGACACAGTCCAGCTGTGCACAGGAGCATCAGTGCCTGGGGCTGACATTCCACTGATCACACAGGCTTGATTCTCACCGTCTTGAGGCCAGAATTCCAACCGAGAGTGTCTGTGGGGCAATACTTCCTCTGAGATTGTGGAAGCTGAAACTTCTGttgcctcttccagctctgaTAGTAAGTTTATGTTTCAGACAAGACTTCTGTGTAATGGAAATTTGTTTTCAGCTTTATTTAATCTATGTTCATtgacctattttaaaaatatgacagctATGGCTTGGAACTCTTCACAAATTAATACGTCTTTGAAAGTTTCAGAAACTTCTGATACCTGTTTAATCATTTAGACATCATTTAGTTTGAAACTTTCCCCAAGTTTAAATAGGAATgtctttaaaaatgacaaaacctTATATGTGTTTAATCATTTGGAATCTGAGAGGTCTCACTCTATCTTGGTGTGAACTTCGGGAATTCCAGGGGCAGCAGCCTAGGCTCACCTGTTACGGTGAAGCAAGATGACATTCCCAAGACATCCTTTCCAGTGGATTTTTCAAGATGAAACGTGCAAGTTTGCATTTTCCAAAGATGACCACCACCATAGCTCCCATGTCCCATGCTCTTCTGCTAGTGAcctggccccagccccctccctggaaCCCGGGCTCTCTGTGACATCCCCCAACTACAAGACAGCCGCAGAGATTCCACTGGGGACTAGACACGGCCCTAAGTAGCCTTGCAGGTCCTCCCTGGGCGTCCGGGCACCCTGCCTCCAGGGGCAGCCCTCTCAGAGGCAGTCTCCACGCTGTGGGAGCCCACGCCATGCAGCGGCCCGGGCACGTGCTCTGGTCAGCAGCATCCGGGACAGTCACGTGAGTCCACTTGGCTGTGAGCCCCGCCAGACCTACAGACAGTTCAGGCCTCAGGAGAGACTTCCAGTGGTAACACCCCGCTAAGCCAGACGGGAAGTGGGAAAGATGGTTACTGTAAAGCTGCGATGTTCTGGGGTAGTTTTTTACAGAAACAGAGAACCGGAACAGTCTTTTCACCGCACTCCCACTGGTCCGTGTGTCTGTCAAACCCACGTGTGGACCCAGCCTCATCTCCCACACCTCAGCTCACTCTCTCCCCGCTTTCCCTAAACGtggtttctcttttctcaggGATGCTGACCACCAGCCTCTGCTCAGACACCACCTCTATCCTgtctcagtgcctggctcccTGGGTTCGTGTCAGATTCCTCCTCCTGCGGGTGttcccaggcctccctctcccTAAAGCACCAGCTCCCGCTTGTCACTCCCACAGGTGATGACTGGGGCACTGTGGGGGCACATCGACTCCAGATGTTTCAATATCGGTGCCAAGCAGCAAAAGGGGTTCAGCTTGGGAGCCTCCCAAGTCTTCCTGTGAACACGCTTGTTCGCCTGACCACAGAAGCCAGAGAGCTTCACTCTAAGCACATTTGTCACTTTACGTTGCAGAGTTGTAAATCACTCGAGGGAAGGCCACACTGAGCGTCCAGCAGGGCACATGGTCCAGGGCAGACGGACTtggacagaggctgctggaggccctggggccgAGTCCCCCGGTGTCCTACACTTCATGTCTTCATAAGTAATTGGGGGGTCTATTAACTAAATACTTCCACCTGCTCTTTATATTTCCTTGAGTGGAAACAGacaacaaatggaactacatgcTTCTTTGGCCTGCAGAATATACAATTaggttgctgtttttgttttgttttgaaataaattcAGAGATAAGGTAGCTAGGTGTGAATTAGGCCTGACTATCACTTTTGACCCTCTCACCTCTCACCCACCTCTGAGGCCACAGCACTACTTTTGAAGCCCAGCCTCAAATCCAGGAGCTCATCCTTCACCCCTTGTGGCCCCAAAGACAAACATTCTTGGCGATCCTCTATGGTGTGTCCTTTCTCAACTGAAAAGTAGCCACATGGTCTTACGAACAGTTGGAGAAGATGCTTCAGAAACTGGCCCTGTGACATTCGTCCTGTCACTCAGATGGCCTGTAACCATCTTGTGTCAAATGGCCATGACCTCTCAAGTGCCTTTCTAGTCTGGAAATCCTATGTATGTGTCATCTCTTATTTAATATgcgaattttttatttattaaaataacttaCTTTTGTTCTTTATGGATCATTTGTTAAATTTTGCTCCATTCAAAAGTTGAGTCAGACACAGGCAAGGGACAATGAACCTGAGATCTGCCTGGTTATAAGGAGAACGGCCAGAAGGCCCCCGCCCTTCTCCTAAAGGACCACTAGCACATTCAGTTACGGCTCTAGAGCCCAATTACATTTTCCGTTATATAAAATGTTCACCATTTAAAAACTATACAAAATGTTcaccatttaaaaacaaatagaagcTCCACCTCtattttgaaagttttattttaaaagataaaaatgcttACAtcctttttaaacataaaaatgcaaaagttATTAGGCAAGTCAATCATACAAGTTGTTAACACAATAATTGAAGAAGTGGAACATTTTACCAGTGTAAAATCTTGCCGAATTCAAATCACAGCTTAGATATTCAATGACTCAACTGTTTTATCCCACAGGTCTGAGCagggttttggttttttgtttgtttgttttcttgctgttgttgttaataattcccacctgaggattttttcctatttatttatttatttttagagagagaatggacaggagagagggaggtagagagagagagagtagagaaagaaacatcgaagtgagagagacacatcaattggttgcctcccgcacagaCCCTCACTGGGgtcaggatcaaacctgcaacccaagtatatgcccttgactggaaattgaacccaacACTCTCGGGtgcttgggctgacactctaaccactgacccacaccggccagggttctGATGAGTTTTAAGATAATATTCATCCTCTGGTTATTCTGTTCTTAATCACATCTCAATCACCACCATCTCACACAGTAGGATAGCTGGCCATGGAGGCGATCCCACAGTGGTTGTCCAGATCCTTGGCCATCTTTATGTAGCCATCCATGCCCCACTTTGTACCCCAGCTGAAAGAAGAGAGGGTGTCCATTTTATACAAGTAACCAAACACATCGATGTTTATCAACAATAACACCTGTTGCTTAAACAGTGTGCCTGAGGCCCAGACCGATTCAGAAAGAAGCAGGAGAGACCACAGTTCTTGCTCATGGCTGGGTTCCAAACCTGCATATAATTCTATCCCCAAACCTTTCACAGaattgcaaaattaaaaattgaaaaagagaaCTCTTGGGGCCAGGTGTGTTTCAGAATGaagaacattttcaaatttaGAAATGCATTGGTACCAAAACGGTATCGATGCCCTAGCAAGCTTGGGATTCCCTTTCCAAAATCAAATATAAGTATTTCTGGCATTTTATACCTGTTCTTGACAATCCAATATTTATTGTTATCCATTTCTACTCCTTCAAAGCCATAGCCAACCACCAGAACACCATGATTCAGGTCCTCGCTGCTGCAATCCGGATCATAATAAATGCCTAGGAAAACAGAAGTCATTGCTGGGGTGAAGATCTCCAGGTAAGAACTGACAGTAATTTTGTCTGTCAACCAGTAAGAGAGGCATCTCAACATTCAGTTAGAGTGCATAAATCCaggtaatatttaaaaacaagatttttaaaaaatctaggcTGGGAGTTAGGCCCTCCTGTAATACTTAGAGAAATACAAGTTGCCATGATCACTTTTAGAAACAACTTATCAAGAGGCATAAAAGACCACTGGTTGAGAACATATTCTACTTTTATGGatctaagaaaacaaacaaaacacaaaactacaTGAGCCAAAGTTTTTTTCCAGATTTCATTTCAGTAGCAAAATTCTCGGAATATTTTAAAGGTctaacaactttttaaaagtaaagtaaaCGAAGCTATATCAGCCAAATTATGTAGCCATTTGATATATTTATGAAGCACTTAAAATCATGGGGATATGGTTTAAGTCATGTCAGATGGACAACATCTGGCACAAATATTACATGTATAGAATGCGCAACTATGTTAGATCCGCACATCCAGGAATTCTAATGCCGAAGAGTCGGTCTTGCTGTATGTCAGGGTGGTTTTATAATATTTCTGCCTGAATTTATATAAAGACAAATCCTCACCTTTTTCATAGAACTGAAAGGACTCAAGGCTTGCATCTAGAGCAACAGAAATGGGCCCCACACTTGCCACTGCTTTCATAAGGGACCTCTCGTCCTTATGGATGTCCACGAAACCAGTGTCATTGGCAGCAGAAAACTCAGGCTTGTATTTGCAAGTGTCATCCTTTTAAAGGTAAAAGGGAAGAGACGTGATTATATCGTACCTCCCGGGGAACATGAGTTCAGACAATTGGCAGTTTAATGATTTCTAAGTCAAGTTTGTTATAAAGCATCCCAGGAGGTGAAGTGCTATTGGTTGGCTTTGAAATTGAAGAACTAGCTGGTGTGTATATTCAAGGAGATATTCTGTCTCCCTGGCCATGAGAAACTTTTCCTATCTAGAGAATGGTATGTAAATCTCATGTAACACAGCAGCAGGAACATCTATACGGTGACCCTCTAAACAGAGAACTGTGCAGCTCCGACAGTTTGTAGATACAGATTCTCCAGCCTAAAATGTGAATTCTAAATATGCTAAGTGTTGTCTCTGAAGTGCTCAACACTCAAAAGCAGAGCTACAATGATATTACCGTTCCATAATATGGATAGGATTCCTCTGTGTCCAGGCCTTTGTTGTCCATGACGTACTGGAAGGCATTATCCATTAGGCCACCGCTGCAGCCCTCATTGCCCTGAGCGCGAGAGCAGTCCACCAGGTTCTGCTCACTCAGCGAGACGAGTTTGCCAGTTTTCCGGAACATCTGTCCTTCAAGGGCGCCAGTTGCACTAAAAGCCCAACAAGAACCACACACACCctgaaaacaaaattcaaaagcgCTCATTCTACAAAACCAATAGCAAGACTTTGACAACAGACGCTATATCtggaaactgtttttaaaaagagcaaactGCACATTGTCCCACGGCCTCCCACTTCATGGAGAGCAACGCCTTTACAGCTGTACTCCTCCCTGGAGAGCAGATGATCTGCTGGACACGGTCCTACCTGGTCCTTCACAGGAGTTACACAGCCTTTCTTTCTCCAATCCACAGATGGGGGGATCTCAGCTAAGGCCGGTTCTTGGAACATGTCCCCCTTCTTGTGCTTCTGGTTTTGAAAGCCATTCATCACCAGCCTGAATTCCTCACTGGTCTTCAAGGGAAAAGACACAGAATGTCATAAAGGAAGAGATTATTGTGGTAAAGCACTGAGGAGAGGAAGCACACTCACCATGTCGCCAAAGGCATTCATCGCCACGGTGAAGTTACGTCTCCCCTGGCTGTGTTCCCAATTGTGCAGCTCGATCACTTTCATATTCTTCTCCCACACCGCTCTCCTCCATCCTTCTTCACTCTAGAGGCAAGCGCACACCACGCTGTCTTCGTTTCTACTGAAAAAACCCAGCCTACCCTCGCCAAGGGGATTTGCAGACAGAAGAACACAAACCACCGTCAGGGGAGGCTTGCCACGCCTGGGAGCTGTTCTCCAGCACCCGGCAGCGGGACGCATGCCCCATGGGGTCAGTAACCGGGCCATGAAGCTATGGCCTGTTAAGAGCCAGTC contains:
- the LOC132211822 gene encoding procathepsin L-like; the encoded protein is MNPSLLLTALCLGIASAAPTLDLSVDAQWNQWKAAHGKLYNESEEGWRRAVWEKNMKVIELHNWEHSQGRRNFTVAMNAFGDMTSEEFRLVMNGFQNQKHKKGDMFQEPALAEIPPSVDWRKKGCVTPVKDQGVCGSCWAFSATGALEGQMFRKTGKLVSLSEQNLVDCSRAQGNEGCSGGLMDNAFQYVMDNKGLDTEESYPYYGTDDTCKYKPEFSAANDTGFVDIHKDERSLMKAVASVGPISVALDASLESFQFYEKGIYYDPDCSSEDLNHGVLVVGYGFEGVEMDNNKYWIVKNSWGTKWGMDGYIKMAKDLDNHCGIASMASYPTV